From Cydia fagiglandana chromosome 24, ilCydFagi1.1, whole genome shotgun sequence, a single genomic window includes:
- the LOC134676684 gene encoding exportin-7-A-like, producing the protein MFIQVLQQRPEIMQQLLATVLNVIMFEDCCNQWSMSRPLLGLILLNEEQFSRIRAEMIAQQPRDKQPQLAQWFSGLMQGIEPNLLTKNRDK; encoded by the exons ATGTTCATACAAGTTCTGCAGCAGCGGCCGGAGATCATGCAGCAGCTTCTGGCCACG GTCCTAAACGTGATAATGTTCGAAGACTGCTGCAACCAGTGGTCCATGTCGCGGCCGCTCCTCGGCCTCATCCTCCTCAACGAGGAGCAGTTCAGCCGCATCCGAGCCGAGATGATCGCCCAGCAACCAAGGGACAAGCAACCACAGCTGGCGCAGTGGTTCAGCGGACTCATGCAGGGGATAGAACCCAACCTGCTCACCAAGAATAGAGACAAGTGA